In Topomyia yanbarensis strain Yona2022 chromosome 2, ASM3024719v1, whole genome shotgun sequence, one DNA window encodes the following:
- the LOC131680962 gene encoding uncharacterized protein LOC131680962, translating to MPIKNNEFNSNIKQSPPVSTLTGEVPDTSDAPPAAVDTGPLEHHFPLTSPLAFDLRIHHPSQANQTEIQRIHQHSNPKRREPRPPPTPRILPGPRLHCNENRFRSPDIPAPGGPPGRTLSRETPTHQQQRVRRDLSPVPGCSWHPVRFRPSRKPVVTNRDTHFPVPALTGDVPPYSDAPPAAAGAGGPGTSRVSPYQHFNRQEQFSATNSFSRNDRTADVWLTTRFRKRYQNLPATKRTKTTDTTPADPLFYLPRSLEGTYARPPINNCNKNYPLNTNKAHEADSFLSREKASSPAPALSADVPTLTDEPLAAAGAGGPDHHRVSLTTPYSHQDQSYGSESFSGSPPRSANSVSMTNSTGSEYSTLAVQWNINGLRNNLGDLQNIIAGTEPLCLAIQETHLHTGVDPTQWFGNRYDWETARGDNNHQTIGLGIKVELLSVHLPLNTELIAVARRISTPIRCSIVSIYLPQGVTNIRSQLTSLINQVPAPFIVMGDLNAHHKAWGSDKCCHRGNEIVKLIEEIDAVILNDGSTTFIRGNASSALDVTFASSSIAGICGWSTSNDTAGSDHFPIVLRINRLQLKTTRRRRWLYENADWDAYDAAIQSHLVRDRTYSLVDLSETIVNAAKETIPRTSGVPPHRAVHWWNPEVAAAVKARRKALRTLQKTPPNHPLRDQRADNFRTLRNAARKTIQTAKETSWRNFVDGIHTDSSTTELWRRVNALSGKRRQNGYSLAVNNTTITDPEEIANKIGCHFETLSADKALPAAFAQKKSRLEASPTTFTPDSAATYNRPFTGAELTVALTNARGKSDGPDRIGYPMLRHLPPGGKRALLDSFNTIWERGSFPEEWKLAHVVPIPKKCQGTRAPSDFRPISLLSCTAKTLERMVNRRLTTWLEDEKLLDPRQFAFRKGFGTGAHLGSLGEVLDRARSEGIHADIAILDIAKAYNTVWREGVLQQLQRWGIQGNLGVFIQNFLTNRRFRVCIGGTLSDEFREANGVPQGSILAVTLFLVRMNSLFTALPGGVYVFVYADDIILVALGKTIPRTRISLQAAVNAVGRWALATGFNIAATKCAITHCCSTYHPANARPIRLNGTVIPFRKEPVVLGITLDRKLTMIPHFRRLKKDCQSRKRLVRTICAHHPKNNRRAALNVVRSLIHSRIFYGIEMTCRNLDGLSDILGPLYHGAVRLASGLLPSTPAEAACVEAGVLPCRWETARVAFRRALSFLEKTSGDECPLLTTASNLHQEFTSNDLPPIARLHRVRPRAWYDPGPNTDDSLARTIKVGDHPSSILVKYRQLINRRYSHHTKIFTDGSKANDGVGAGISGLGNGLSFRLPPSCSVFSAEAAAIAVGMIKRPTDTPTVILTDSLSVLRDVASGTSKHPFVQAIETLRDPLVTICWVPGHSGIKGNTDADRLALIGRRARTRLPNETPTIDIIREFNISLQNGFTNHWRSSRNHTQKIKGSADTWTDRDSQREQKILSRLRVGHTRVTHAHTVSSEPVPECASCNTRLTVEHLLCNCRELEDLRRQYGLTGSIRDTLSNDPVREEALLLFLKDAGLYDSI from the exons ATGCCAATAAAAAACAACGAATTCAACAGCAACATAAAACAAAGCCCGCCTGTGTCGACCCTGACCGGGGAAGTTCCGGATACGTCCGACGCACCCCCGGCGGCTGTTGACACAGGACCATTGGAGCACCACTTCCCTTTAACATCCCCATTAGCATTCGATTTACGCATTCACCATCCATCTCAGGCCAACCAGACAGAAATCCAGAGAATCCACCAACACAGCAATCCCAAACGACGGGAACCACGACCGCCTCCAACGCCCCGCATCTTGCCGGGCCCCAGA CTCCACTGCAACGAGAACCGGTTCAGGTCTCCCGATATCCCCGCACCTGGCGGACCACCGGGAAGAACTCTCAGCCGGGAAACTCCTACTCACCAACAGCAACGAGTACGACGAGACCTCAGCCCGGTTCCCGGTTGCTCTTGGCATCCGGTACGTTTTAGACCATCCAGGAAACCAGTAGTCACCAATCGTGACACCCACTTCCCCGTGCCGGCCCTGACCGGGGACGTTCCGCCTTACAGCGATGCTCCCCCGGCGGCTGCTGGTGCGGGAGGCCCGGGTACATCCCGGGTAAGTCCATATCAACATTTCAACCGACAAGAACAATTCAGCGCCACAAACTCTTTTTCAAGGAATGATCGAACCGCCGACGTTTGGTTGACCACACGCTTCAGAAAACGATACCAAAACCTACCCGCAACGAAACGCACAAAAACCACCGACACAACGCCTGCGGACCCCTTGTTCTACCTCCCGCGGTCATTGGAAGGGACGTACGCCAGGCCACCCATCAACAACTGCAACAAAAATTACCCCCTCAACACAAACAAAGCGCACGAAGCCGATAGCTTCCTGTCAAGGGAGAAAGCCTCTTCCCCTGCACCAGCCCTGTCCGCGGATGTACCGACCCTCACCGACGAGCCTTTGGCGGCTGCTGGAGCAGGGGGCCCGGATCACCACCGGGTAAGTCTAACCACACCCTACTCCCACCAAGACCAGTCGTACGGCTCCGAATCATTTTCAGGTAGCCCACCGCGCAGTGCCAACAGCGTCTCAATGACCAACAGCACCGGCTCAGAGTATTCCACGCTAGCCGTCCAGTGGAACATCAACGGCCTAAGGAACAACCTAGGGGACCTACAGAACATAATCGCCGGTACCGAACCACTTTGCCTCGCCATTCAGGAAACCCACTTGCACACCGGCGTTGACCCCACCCAATGGTTCGGAAACAGATACGATTGGGAGACGGCCAGAGGAGACAACAACCACCAAACCATCGGATTGGGCATCAAAGTGGAACTCCTGTCGGTGCACCTCCCCCTCAACACGGAACTAATAGCGGTCGCCAGGAGGATATCAACCCCCATCCGCTGCTCTATTGTATCCATCTACCTACCACAAGGGGTTACCAACATACGAAGCCAACTAACCAGCCTGATCAACCAGGTCCCCGCCCCATTCATCGTCATGGGGGACCTCAACGCCCACCATAAGGCCTGGGGCTCGGACAAGTGCTGCCACCGAGGTAACGAGATCGTCAAACTCATCGAGGAAATCGACGCCGTGATACTAAACGACGGCAGTACCACGTTCATCCGTGGTAACGCCTCCTCCGCCCTCGACGTCACCTTCGCCTCCAGTTCCATCGCTGGGATATGCGGCTGGTCCACGTCCAACGATACCGCCGGGAGTGACCACTTCCCCATCGTGCTACGCATAAATCGTCTCCAACTTAAAACCACCCGACGAAGACGTTGGCTATATGAAAACGCCGACTGGGATGCCTACGACGCTGCCATACAGTCCCACCTTGTTCGAGACCGTACGTACTCACTGGTCGACCTATCAGAAACTATCGTCAACGCAGCGAAAGAAACCATCCCCCGAACAAGCGGGGTACCACCACACCGTGCCGTGCACTGGTGGAATCCGGAAGTGGCCGCTGCCGTCAAAGCTCGCCGGAAAGCTCTCCGCACCTTACAAAAAACACCGCCCAATCACCCCCTTCGGGACCAAAGAGCGGACAACTTTAGAACGCTCCGAAACGCTGCGAGGAAAACAATCCAAACGGCTAAAGAAACCAGCTGGAGGAACTTCGTGGACGGTATCCACACGGACTCCTCAACCACGGAGCTGTGGAGACGGGTCAACGCGCTCAGTGGCAAACGTCGACAAAATGGCTACTCTTTAGCGGTCAACAACACCACCATTACTGACCCAGAGGAAATCGCGAACAAGATAGGCTGCCACTTCGAAACGTTATCCGCCGACAAAGCCCTGCCAGCCGCATTCGCTCAGAAAAAAAGCAGACTCGAAGCCTCCCCTACGACCTTCACGCCAGACTCCGCAGCCACCTACAACAGACCCTTTACCGGAGCGGAACTTACCGTCGCTCTCACTAACGCACGAGGAAAGTCCGACGGCCCTGACAGGATTGGTTACCCGATGCTTAGGCATCTTCCGCCTGGAGGCAAAAGAGCCCTCCTAGACTCTTTTAACACTATCTGGGAACGCGGGTCCTTCCCAGAGGAATGGAAACTGGCCCACGTAGTCCCCATTCCTAAAAAATGCCAGGGTACCCGTGCCCCTAGCGACTTCAGGCCAATCAGCCTGCTGTCATGCACCGCTAAGACACTGGAGAGGATGGTAAACCGGCGACTGACTACGTGGCTGGAAGACGAGAAACTACTCGACCCACGCCAATTCGCTTTCCGGAAGGGATTCGGCACCGGGGCCCACCTGGGCTCGCTCGGCGAGGTACTAGACAGAGCAAGGTCCGAAGGCATCCACGCCGATATTGCCATACTCGACATAGCAAAAGCTTACAACACAGTCTGGCGCGAAGGCGTCCTTCAACAACTCCAACGATGGGGCATACAGGGGAACCTAGGCGTCTTCATCCAAAATTTCCTAACCAACCGCCGCTTTCGGGTATGCATAGGCGGCACACTCTCCGACGAATTCCGCGAGGCCAACGGAGTGCCACAAGGATCGATACTAGCCGTGACCCTCTTCTTAGTGAGGATGAATTCGCTCTTCACCGCGCTACCCGGGGGCGTCTATGTCTTCGTGTACGCGGACGACATCATATTGGTAGCTCTCGGGAAGACGATCCCGCGCACAAGAATATCGCTGCAGGCCGCCGTCAACGCAGTCGGCCGATGGGCACTCGCCACCGGATTCAACATCGCCGCCACCAAGTGCGCCATTACACACTGCTGCAGCACATATCACCCAGCCAACGCTCGTCCAATCCGCCTCAACGGTACAGTAATTCCGTTCCGAAAGGAACCGGTCGTCCTCGGGATCACCCTCGACCGGAAACTGACAATGATACCTCACTTCCGGCGACTGAAAAAAGACTGCCAGAGCAGAAAGCGACTAGTCCGGACCATTTGCGCCCACCACCCCAAAAACAACCGCCGAGCAGCGCTTAACGTCGTGCGATCTCTTATCCACAGCAGAATCTTCTACGGGATCGAGATGACTTGCCGGAACCTAGACGGACTCTCCGACATCCTCGGGCCCTTATACCACGGAGCGGTGCGGCTAGCCTCCGGTCTACTACCGAGCACCCCGGCCGAAGCTGCCTGTGTAGAGGCAGGAGTTCTACCCTGCCGCTGGGAAACAGCCAGGGTGGCCTTCAGAAGAGCACTAAGCTTCCTGGAGAAAACTTCGGGCGACGAGTGCCCCCTTCTCACCACCGCCTCCAACCTGCACCAGGAGTTTACCAGCAACGACCTCCCACCCATCGCTCGTCTACACCGGGTGAGACCGCGGGCCTGGTACGACCCCGGACCCAACACCGACGACAGCCTTGCTCGCACTATAAAAGTTGGCGATCACCCCAGCAGCATACTAGTTAAATATAGACAGCTAATTAACCGAAGATATTCACATCACACTAAAATCTTCACCGACGGTTCCAAAGCGAACGACGGTGTAGGAGCGGGGATCAGCGGCTTGGGGAACGGGCTCTCCTTCCGCCTACCTCCCTCCTGCTCAGTTTTCTCAGCGGAAGCGGCCGCCATTGCAGTGGGAATGATAAAAAGACCCACCGATACACCGACGGTCATCTTGACAGACTCGCTCTCGGTCCTGAGGGACGTCGCTAGCGGGACCTCCAAACATCCCTTCGTTCAGGCCATCGAGACACTTCGAGACCCATTGGTTACAATCTGCTGGGTTCCGGGTCACAGCGGCATCAAGGGTAACACAGACGCCGACCGATTAGCCCTCATCGGCAGACGGGCCCGGACCCGGCTCCCTAATGAGACTCCAACCATAGACATCATCAGGGAATTCAACATCAGCTTGCAGAACGGATTCACCAACCACTGGCGTAGTTCTCGAAATCACACCCAAAAAATCAAAGGGTCAGCCGACACCTGGACCGACCGAGACAGCCAGAGGGAACAAAAAATACTCTCCCGACTCCGCGTGGGGCACACACGAGTAACCCACGCACACACCGTGTCCAGCGAGCCCGTCCCAGAATGTGCCTCCTGCAACACCCGGCTCACCGTCGAACACCTGCTGTGCAACTGCCGAGAACTGGAGGACCTACGGCGTCAGTACGGCCTGACTGGTTCGATACGGGACACCCTATCCAACGACCCGGTTCGGGAGGAGGCACTCCTCCTCTTCCTAAAGGACGCCGGCCTATACGACAGCATctaa